The window AATTGGTCGGCATGAATATTTAAACACAGCAGAGCACATCAAGGTTCTAGTGCCTACTTACAATATTTCTACACAAACCTTAGGATAAAGTCGTTCCGTTAACAACCGACACTGCAAATAAAAAGTCGCCTGTGAAGGCGACTTTTGTTAAAAGCTACTGACTAGACAGCAGCGGAAGAGCTGACCTCTAGAACAATATCCAACGCACTAAAACTAGGCGTTTTCTTCGGCTTCCTCCCTTCTGCGGCGCAATGCCGCAACGCCCATACCAATTATGCCAGGCAGTAGTGCTGGGGTTGGTACTGCCGTTATAGAGAGGGAATAGCTACTAGGGTTAACGGAGTTGAGCTGAGAAGTAAATAACCCTCTAGCTGCGATTGAGTCAGATCCACTAACAAAAATCCCTGCTAGATCTGCAGAGCCAGTAGAGCTATTCCAGACAAAAGATGTGAGATTAAAATTCACGTTTGAGAAAGGAGCGCTGCCAAGGTTAACTCCAGTGATGAAATTGGCAATCGGTCCACTAATTGTAAACAGGTTAGGGCCGCTAGCAACTAGCACCAAATCCTGAATACGCGGCAAGGGTGGGATAAGGCTAGTAATGTTTGAATTTGTGAAACTACCCGTGCTAGCAGAAACACCAGTAAATTGCCCACTAGTGTTGCCAGTAAAGGGATTGGTAAAACTGAAAAAATCTAGGTTGTTACCAACACGCTTAACTCCTCCCCCAATGATATCTGTATTGCTTAAATTGAGAGTGCTACCGCCAACGATAGTAGCCGCTTCAGCAGGGGCTGAGACTACCATTGTTCCTGTGATCACTGTGCCTGCGATCGCAGTGCTTGATATAAACGCTTTAAATGACATAGTTTGAAACCTACCTAAATTTGCTGAAACCGGGGCTAATCTTTCAGGCCTAATCTTTAGAAATAGCTAACCAGGGTTTGGTCAGCGTCAGAATAGGTGCACCACAGGTAGATTAGACAGCAAATGCACGGAATGCTTTCAGAATCAATCCTCTCTGTTATAAGCAATTTCACTAGGTAAGGACAGAGTTACCTAGGAAGCTTTATAGATTCCACAAACTTGGCTAGCAAGTATTTCTATACGATGTCAAGCCTTCACAGGATACGGCTTAGACAGGTAGCAGAGCTAGCTTAGTTGCGGCCTCTTTGGCAATTAGCCCAATCAAGGGAATCTTAGAGATCCAAAGTTTTTCGAGAGCCTGTTCTAGCTGGGCAGACTTCACTGTGCCCAGGTGTGATACCAGCACCATGCCGCTGCTCTCTGCTGATAGCAGGGCAGCATCAGCATATTCTGCAAAGGGGGGCGAATCATAGATGACCAAATCAAAATAGGATTCGGTCTTGGTGACAAACTGCTTCATCTTTGTCGATGACAACAGGCGGGCCGGGTCGACAGCGGTAGTGCCGGTAGTGAGCACAAACAGGTTGGGTTCGGTGGGCGATCGCTTGATCACATTCTTTAGATCCAGCTCGCCGGCCAAGATGTTCGCAAAGCCCTGCTGGTTCGGCAGATCTAAAAAGTTGTGCAGGTGGGGAAAGCGAAAATCGGCATCGATTAGCAGCACTCGGTTGCCCAGTTCAGCGGCGGCCCAAGCCAAATAAGCGGCGGTGGTTGAGTCAGCCAGTTGGTTATCGGCAGAGCTAATCACCAGCGATCTGAGCGGGCGATCGGCGTCGAGCCGCTGTAGGTTGGCTACCAGCGATCGAAACGCCTCGCGATAGGCGTAGAGATCATCGATGGGCAAGTCTCCCTTTTTAGGCCCTTGGCCATTCAACATCTCATCGACGACCTGATACAGCGACATCAAA is drawn from Leptolyngbya subtilissima AS-A7 and contains these coding sequences:
- a CDS encoding PTPA-CTERM sorting domain-containing protein, which encodes MSFKAFISSTAIAGTVITGTMVVSAPAEAATIVGGSTLNLSNTDIIGGGVKRVGNNLDFFSFTNPFTGNTSGQFTGVSASTGSFTNSNITSLIPPLPRIQDLVLVASGPNLFTISGPIANFITGVNLGSAPFSNVNFNLTSFVWNSSTGSADLAGIFVSGSDSIAARGLFTSQLNSVNPSSYSLSITAVPTPALLPGIIGMGVAALRRRREEAEENA